Proteins encoded within one genomic window of Dermatophilus congolensis:
- a CDS encoding histidine phosphatase family protein, with protein MSTSSKSSRETTVHFLRHGEVYNPARIIYGRLPNYHLSERGHAMAELAAQSLRNFPIGLVVSSPLERAQETAQPVAATHNLPIYTDPRIIEAQNSFEGHKFGQGQASLRNPATWKLIRNPFRPSWGEPYTHLATRMREALHAAVEASHRLADGADVVAVSHQLPIWELRLSVEGRRLWHDPRKRECGLASITSFTLRDHEIIAIAYSEPAAELYPGSTGGVGA; from the coding sequence ATGAGCACAAGCAGCAAGAGCAGCCGCGAAACCACGGTGCACTTCCTGCGACACGGCGAGGTCTACAACCCGGCACGCATCATCTACGGCCGCCTACCCAACTACCACCTCTCCGAACGCGGCCACGCCATGGCAGAACTCGCAGCACAATCCCTCCGCAACTTCCCCATTGGCTTGGTCGTCTCCTCACCGCTAGAACGCGCCCAAGAAACCGCCCAACCCGTCGCCGCCACCCACAACCTGCCCATCTACACCGACCCCCGCATCATCGAAGCCCAAAACTCCTTCGAAGGACACAAATTCGGCCAAGGACAAGCCTCCCTGCGCAACCCCGCCACCTGGAAACTCATCCGCAACCCCTTCCGCCCCTCCTGGGGCGAGCCCTACACCCACCTCGCCACCCGCATGCGCGAAGCCCTCCACGCCGCCGTCGAAGCATCCCACCGACTAGCCGACGGAGCCGACGTTGTCGCTGTCTCCCACCAACTCCCCATCTGGGAACTGCGCCTATCCGTCGAAGGCCGCCGCCTATGGCACGACCCCCGCAAACGCGAATGCGGCCTCGCCTCCATCACCAGCTTCACCCTGCGCGACCACGAAATCATCGCCATCGCCTACAGCGAACCAGCCGCCGAACTCTACCCAGGCTCCACCGGAGGAGTCGGCGCATGA
- a CDS encoding TlpA family protein disulfide reductase, translating to MKNTPRTLTTLLLTATLTTLTACSTSGNTIADQARRGDDLGYVTGDGAVQRLPADQRKNPINLNGKLLDGAPWNITDNRGKITVLNIWGSWCQPCQNEAPQLEKAHAPYSKDPNVQFIGINVGESPETGSAAAKAWGLTYPSLTDPERKLASSLNGLANATPTTLVIDTQGRVAARISGALTTASTLTGLIDDVRNGKTT from the coding sequence ATGAAAAACACCCCACGCACCCTCACCACCCTTCTCCTCACCGCCACCCTCACCACCCTCACCGCCTGCAGCACCAGCGGCAACACCATCGCTGACCAAGCCCGCCGCGGCGACGACCTCGGCTACGTCACCGGAGACGGCGCCGTACAACGCCTACCCGCCGACCAACGCAAAAACCCCATCAACCTCAACGGAAAACTTCTCGACGGCGCCCCCTGGAACATCACCGACAACCGCGGAAAAATCACCGTACTCAACATCTGGGGTTCCTGGTGCCAACCCTGCCAAAACGAAGCACCCCAACTCGAAAAAGCACACGCCCCCTACAGCAAAGACCCCAACGTTCAATTCATCGGAATCAACGTCGGTGAAAGCCCAGAAACCGGTTCTGCAGCAGCCAAAGCATGGGGTCTGACCTACCCCTCACTCACCGACCCCGAACGCAAACTCGCCTCCTCACTCAACGGCCTAGCCAACGCCACCCCCACAACCCTGGTCATCGACACCCAAGGCCGTGTCGCCGCCCGCATCTCCGGAGCCCTCACCACCGCCTCAACCCTCACCGGACTCATCGACGACGTCCGCAACGGAAAAACCACATGA
- a CDS encoding cytochrome c biogenesis CcdA family protein yields MTDLTQVLADGNLLLALAISLAAGSISFASPCVLPLVPGFLGYVGGIAHTTNTPNQPTPIRNRTLLGAALFVLGFSTVFITGTLLASAAGAALHNYTPWLTRLGGIIIIALALIFLGFGTQRTYTPTWRPRTGLAGAPLLGIIFGLGWAPCMGPTYAVIYALATNLAGDTGLITRGALLGIAYCAGLGIPFLLIAAGWQHALTASTWLRRHQHAIHIAGGLLLLTVGLLLLTGAWDTIVHYLQTTLVNRFQTAL; encoded by the coding sequence ATGACAGACCTCACACAGGTCCTCGCCGACGGCAACCTGCTCCTCGCCCTGGCCATATCCCTCGCCGCAGGAAGCATCTCCTTCGCATCCCCCTGCGTCCTACCCCTAGTGCCAGGATTCCTCGGATACGTCGGCGGCATCGCTCACACCACCAACACCCCCAACCAGCCCACCCCAATCCGAAACCGCACCCTCCTGGGTGCCGCGCTATTCGTCCTCGGATTCAGCACCGTCTTCATCACCGGTACCCTCCTCGCCTCTGCAGCAGGCGCAGCCCTACACAACTACACCCCCTGGCTCACCCGCCTCGGCGGCATCATCATCATTGCCCTCGCACTTATCTTCCTTGGCTTCGGCACCCAACGCACCTACACACCCACCTGGCGACCACGCACCGGCCTAGCCGGCGCCCCCCTGCTCGGAATCATCTTCGGCCTAGGCTGGGCACCCTGCATGGGCCCGACCTACGCCGTCATCTACGCCCTAGCCACCAACCTCGCTGGCGACACCGGACTCATCACCCGCGGCGCGCTCCTAGGCATCGCCTACTGCGCAGGACTAGGCATCCCATTCCTGCTCATCGCCGCAGGCTGGCAACACGCCCTCACCGCCTCCACCTGGCTGCGCCGCCACCAACACGCAATCCACATCGCCGGAGGACTGCTCCTGCTCACCGTCGGACTGCTCCTGCTCACCGGAGCATGGGACACTATCGTCCACTACCTCCAAACCACCCTCGTCAACCGATTCCAGACCGCCCTCTAA
- the resB gene encoding cytochrome c biogenesis protein ResB, with amino-acid sequence MSTHTPPQAPSSQPRLGPRGWARWAWRQITSMRTALFLLLLIAVAAIPGSMLPQRTTNAVAVTQWINQRPTIGAIFDTVGLFDVFISPWFSAIYLLLVLSLIGCIIPRIGAHIKALRSLPPRTPRNLNRLPAYSSFTTTASEEDILHTARAMLGKARFRMRPADEDRSIAAERGHLRETGNIAFHLGLVVVIVALAIGYLVGWKADRIVPVGTGFVNDVSSYDTFAPGPWVNPNTLDPWQLRIDSLHVKFQDRPDAPQFGQARDFSAQTTITMPDGTTSKKTLAVNAPLQFGDAWTYLLGNGYAPTITVRNPDGEVLYRQSTPFLPQDGVYTSTGAVKVVGAQPKQLGFTGVLLPSAFTDKNGPVSVYPDLENPLLALDVYTGDLYSGGPQSVYSLDTTRMTKVKNADGKPAQLWLRPGDTVQLPNNLGSVTLEQDIPRWAGLSTRYDPGKTLALVSSLVALIGLMVSLTVRRRRVYIRVTTDTTDNGSTHNTVHVGGLARGEDPLLNDAITELAHRLCAAVEAKETTTTNGHPNTPRQA; translated from the coding sequence ATGAGCACTCACACCCCACCCCAAGCCCCCAGCTCCCAGCCACGCCTCGGCCCACGAGGATGGGCCCGCTGGGCCTGGCGACAAATCACATCTATGCGCACGGCACTCTTCCTACTGCTGCTGATCGCCGTCGCAGCCATCCCCGGCTCCATGCTTCCCCAACGCACCACCAACGCCGTTGCCGTCACCCAATGGATCAACCAACGACCAACCATCGGAGCCATATTCGACACAGTCGGACTTTTCGACGTATTCATATCTCCCTGGTTCTCCGCCATCTACCTCCTGCTCGTCCTCAGCCTCATCGGCTGCATCATTCCCCGCATCGGCGCACACATAAAAGCGCTGCGCTCCCTACCACCGCGCACTCCACGAAACCTCAACAGGCTCCCCGCCTACAGCTCTTTCACCACCACAGCCAGCGAAGAAGACATCCTCCACACCGCCCGCGCCATGCTCGGAAAAGCCAGATTCCGCATGCGCCCCGCAGACGAAGACCGCTCCATCGCTGCCGAACGCGGCCACCTACGCGAAACCGGAAACATCGCCTTCCACCTGGGCCTAGTTGTCGTCATCGTGGCCCTGGCCATCGGCTACCTCGTCGGCTGGAAAGCAGACCGCATCGTCCCCGTCGGCACCGGCTTCGTTAACGACGTCTCCAGCTACGACACCTTCGCGCCCGGACCATGGGTCAACCCCAACACCCTCGACCCTTGGCAACTGCGCATCGACTCGCTGCACGTCAAGTTCCAAGATCGCCCAGACGCCCCCCAATTCGGCCAGGCTCGTGACTTCTCCGCCCAAACCACCATCACCATGCCCGATGGAACAACCAGCAAAAAAACCCTCGCAGTCAACGCACCTCTCCAATTCGGAGACGCCTGGACATATCTCCTCGGCAACGGGTACGCCCCCACCATCACTGTCCGGAACCCAGACGGTGAGGTGCTCTATCGGCAATCCACACCCTTCCTGCCCCAAGACGGCGTCTACACCTCCACTGGAGCCGTCAAAGTCGTAGGCGCACAGCCCAAACAACTCGGATTCACCGGAGTGCTCCTACCCAGTGCTTTCACCGATAAAAACGGCCCCGTATCTGTCTACCCTGACCTCGAAAACCCCCTCCTAGCACTAGACGTTTACACCGGTGACCTCTATTCCGGTGGCCCTCAATCCGTCTACAGCCTGGACACCACCCGCATGACCAAAGTAAAAAACGCCGACGGTAAACCAGCCCAACTCTGGCTACGCCCCGGTGACACCGTGCAACTGCCCAACAACCTGGGCAGCGTCACCCTCGAACAAGACATCCCCCGCTGGGCAGGCCTATCCACCCGCTACGATCCGGGCAAGACACTCGCGCTCGTGTCCTCCCTTGTCGCACTGATCGGCCTGATGGTCTCTCTTACCGTTCGCCGTCGACGCGTCTACATCCGCGTCACCACAGACACCACCGACAATGGCTCCACACACAACACCGTTCACGTCGGTGGCCTCGCCCGCGGCGAAGACCCTCTACTGAACGACGCGATAACTGAACTGGCGCATAGGCTCTGCGCAGCTGTCGAAGCCAAAGAAACGACAACCACCAACGGCCACCCCAATACACCGAGGCAGGCATGA
- the ccsB gene encoding c-type cytochrome biogenesis protein CcsB: MMTNQQLALLSNYALYAAMAMLSCAMIGYAIFLGVARAATGGSRVAAENEQTPVAAGNAPVPAEADRRADKNEKRPGIGSLDSSGLGILHGSAVEELSNRKIEEVDARSGAIATMLGWLGTMTLFVSMVLRGLSVQRAPVSNMFEFAVAAAFLVMAVFLGLGLKRPLKWMGVFVVTPVLLMLGLAITVWYAPAAELVPSLKSTWLVIHVPIAILATAVFTLAFVVLLLHLAKARHERKLREGTGKQASLLALLPDAAALDRASYALHITAFPLWTFTLIAGAIWGQKAWGVYWSWDPKEVWTFVIWVIYAAYLHSRATSGWSLKRSNVIAVIGYVAIIVNFTIVNMFFPGMHSYSGL; this comes from the coding sequence ATGATGACGAACCAGCAGCTGGCGTTGCTGTCCAACTACGCCCTCTACGCCGCCATGGCCATGCTGTCCTGCGCCATGATCGGATACGCAATCTTCTTGGGGGTGGCTCGCGCTGCTACCGGAGGCAGCCGCGTTGCAGCAGAAAACGAACAGACACCAGTAGCCGCCGGGAATGCTCCGGTCCCAGCCGAAGCTGACAGAAGAGCAGACAAAAATGAAAAACGCCCAGGTATTGGTTCTCTCGACTCGAGCGGATTGGGAATCTTGCACGGCTCAGCCGTCGAGGAGTTGAGTAACCGGAAAATTGAGGAAGTCGATGCTCGTTCCGGTGCGATAGCAACCATGCTGGGGTGGCTCGGCACCATGACCTTGTTTGTGTCGATGGTGCTACGAGGTCTTTCCGTGCAGCGAGCTCCTGTATCGAACATGTTCGAGTTTGCGGTTGCCGCGGCTTTTCTCGTTATGGCGGTTTTTTTGGGATTGGGGCTGAAACGACCACTCAAATGGATGGGTGTGTTCGTTGTGACGCCGGTGTTGTTGATGCTCGGGCTTGCCATCACAGTGTGGTATGCCCCTGCAGCGGAACTGGTTCCATCATTGAAGTCCACCTGGCTGGTTATTCACGTTCCGATCGCGATTTTGGCGACAGCCGTGTTCACGCTCGCATTCGTGGTGTTGCTGCTTCATTTGGCTAAAGCTCGCCATGAACGAAAACTGCGTGAAGGAACAGGTAAGCAGGCTTCATTGCTCGCACTGCTTCCAGACGCTGCGGCTCTGGATCGGGCCTCTTATGCCCTACATATCACTGCGTTCCCGTTGTGGACTTTCACACTCATTGCAGGAGCGATCTGGGGGCAGAAAGCCTGGGGCGTCTATTGGAGTTGGGACCCCAAAGAAGTATGGACTTTTGTTATCTGGGTGATCTACGCGGCTTATTTGCACTCTCGCGCCACAAGTGGGTGGAGCTTGAAAAGGTCGAATGTCATCGCTGTGATCGGTTACGTGGCGATTATTGTGAACTTCACCATCGTGAACATGTTCTTCCCAGGCATGCACTCTTACTCGGGGCTGTGA
- a CDS encoding DUF4229 domain-containing protein, producing the protein MRPSIVYSFARISIFLACLLVLWLVGLKDPLVLLLVAATVSMLISLFTLGTLRDRFAVDVAERVERRRQEKAECRAQTDQSSAEEDSEADSFR; encoded by the coding sequence ATGCGTCCTTCTATTGTTTATTCCTTCGCTCGGATCAGCATTTTCCTTGCGTGCCTGTTGGTTCTCTGGCTGGTGGGTCTTAAAGACCCACTGGTGCTGCTGCTGGTGGCTGCGACGGTTTCGATGTTGATTTCGTTGTTTACTTTGGGGACGTTGCGAGATCGCTTTGCAGTTGATGTGGCTGAACGAGTTGAGCGTCGCCGGCAAGAGAAAGCCGAGTGCCGGGCTCAGACAGATCAGTCTTCTGCTGAGGAGGATTCTGAGGCGGATTCGTTCCGCTGA
- a CDS encoding 1,4-dihydroxy-2-naphthoate polyprenyltransferase has translation MATYKEWVQGARPRTLPAAVAPVVIGAGSAYAVDRGIFPFAVLALLVALALQVGVNYANDYSDGIRGTDDTNVRIGPVRLVGQGLATPQAVKNAAFISFGVAAFFGLALVAFANTLWMIGVGLLAIIAAWFYTGGKKPYGYLGLGEVMVFIFFGLVATLGTTYTQTLYITPASIAGAVGVGSLSCAILMVNNLRDIHTDPGAGKITLAVRLGEPGARLAYAGMIAIAAICSLVAGFFHPGAWFCLITFVYIIPGVRQVLRGSSGRDLITVLGRTGKFTLIYGIFLGLGMAIWRLPAIG, from the coding sequence ATGGCCACGTACAAGGAATGGGTTCAAGGTGCACGCCCCCGCACCCTGCCCGCAGCCGTAGCGCCCGTTGTCATCGGCGCAGGATCCGCCTACGCGGTCGACCGAGGAATCTTCCCCTTCGCCGTGCTAGCCCTACTCGTCGCCCTCGCCCTCCAAGTCGGCGTCAACTACGCCAACGACTACTCAGACGGCATCCGCGGCACCGACGACACCAACGTACGTATTGGCCCAGTCCGCCTCGTCGGCCAAGGACTCGCCACACCCCAAGCAGTCAAAAACGCCGCATTCATCTCCTTCGGCGTCGCAGCATTCTTCGGCTTAGCCCTCGTCGCATTCGCCAACACCCTATGGATGATCGGCGTTGGCCTACTGGCTATCATCGCCGCCTGGTTCTACACCGGAGGTAAAAAACCCTACGGATACCTCGGACTCGGCGAAGTCATGGTCTTCATATTTTTCGGACTCGTCGCAACCTTGGGAACCACCTACACCCAAACCCTCTACATCACCCCGGCCTCCATCGCCGGAGCAGTCGGCGTGGGCTCGCTCTCCTGCGCAATCCTCATGGTCAATAACCTCCGCGACATCCACACAGACCCCGGCGCAGGAAAAATCACCCTGGCAGTCCGCCTCGGAGAACCCGGCGCACGCTTGGCCTACGCAGGCATGATCGCCATCGCAGCAATCTGCTCACTTGTCGCTGGTTTCTTCCACCCAGGTGCCTGGTTCTGCCTCATCACCTTCGTTTACATCATCCCCGGCGTACGCCAAGTACTACGCGGATCCAGCGGTCGTGATCTCATCACCGTCCTGGGCCGCACCGGAAAATTCACTCTCATCTACGGCATTTTCCTAGGCCTGGGCATGGCCATCTGGCGTCTACCCGCCATCGGCTAA
- a CDS encoding PLDc N-terminal domain-containing protein encodes MIRVLGTLLILAYSIYTLVDCLNTDEQHIRALPKPIWALGICLFPIVGGTAWWLAGRPQRPRPQRPIGPDDDPDFLRGL; translated from the coding sequence GTGATCCGGGTACTTGGCACTCTGCTCATCCTCGCCTACAGCATCTACACCCTCGTCGACTGCCTCAACACCGACGAACAACACATCCGCGCCCTGCCCAAACCCATCTGGGCACTCGGAATCTGCCTCTTCCCCATCGTTGGAGGCACTGCCTGGTGGCTCGCAGGACGCCCACAACGCCCCCGCCCCCAACGACCTATCGGCCCCGACGACGACCCCGATTTCCTCCGCGGCCTCTAA
- a CDS encoding AMP-binding protein encodes MPEPTTTTPITPLTIPTHGDLTPTYTTLRHALDGNTPLLIPTAPGHTPPTTATTATNLPPQATLAISTSGSTGTPKLATCTATALHASITATEHALGGPGQWILTLPPHHIAGLQVILRSLAAGHNPIPIHRTTSFTATHLATALHQAQITTPNTPHYTSLVPTQLARLLSTTEGITTLRQLDAILVGGAATPTELINRAKDHNINLITTYGMSETCGGCVYNGHPIGDTTITFTTNTTTATATATRIQLTGTHIAHGYLHPTDNPTTLTLNTNTPFTHHPNGTRTYLTDDIGHINPDGTLTLEGRTDDIINTGGLKVLPTHVENALAPHLPPGTAIHVTGIPHPEWGTTVAAAFAPTNPTHIKHLQQLIPTALTAARETLPPHAIPRHTIVLPHLPQRGPGKPDRTAIRNALIRAQPHPENPMPE; translated from the coding sequence GTGCCGGAACCCACAACCACCACCCCCATAACCCCCCTCACCATCCCCACCCACGGCGACCTCACCCCCACCTACACCACCCTCCGACACGCCCTCGACGGAAACACCCCCCTCCTCATCCCCACCGCCCCCGGCCACACACCCCCCACCACAGCAACCACCGCAACCAACCTCCCACCCCAAGCCACCCTCGCCATCTCCACCTCCGGATCAACAGGAACCCCCAAACTCGCCACCTGCACCGCCACCGCACTCCACGCCTCCATCACCGCCACCGAACACGCCCTCGGCGGCCCCGGCCAATGGATCCTCACCCTCCCACCCCACCACATAGCAGGACTGCAAGTAATCCTGCGATCCCTCGCAGCAGGCCACAACCCCATCCCCATCCACCGCACCACCAGCTTCACCGCCACACACCTAGCCACCGCCCTCCACCAAGCCCAAATCACCACCCCCAACACCCCCCACTACACCTCGCTCGTCCCCACCCAACTCGCCCGACTCCTATCCACCACCGAAGGCATCACCACACTGCGCCAACTCGACGCCATCCTCGTCGGCGGCGCAGCAACCCCAACCGAACTCATCAACCGCGCCAAAGACCACAACATCAACCTCATCACCACATACGGCATGAGCGAAACCTGCGGCGGCTGCGTCTACAACGGCCACCCCATCGGCGACACCACCATCACCTTCACCACCAACACCACCACCGCCACCGCCACCGCCACACGCATCCAACTCACCGGCACCCACATCGCCCACGGATACCTCCACCCCACCGACAACCCCACCACCCTCACCCTCAACACCAACACACCCTTCACACACCACCCCAACGGCACCCGCACATACCTCACCGACGACATCGGACACATCAACCCCGACGGCACCCTCACCCTCGAAGGCCGCACCGACGACATCATCAACACCGGCGGCCTCAAAGTCCTCCCCACCCACGTCGAAAACGCCCTCGCCCCACACCTACCCCCCGGAACAGCGATCCACGTCACCGGAATCCCCCACCCCGAATGGGGAACCACCGTCGCCGCAGCCTTCGCCCCCACCAACCCCACCCACATCAAACACCTTCAACAACTCATCCCCACCGCACTGACCGCCGCCCGCGAAACCCTCCCCCCACACGCCATCCCCCGCCACACCATCGTCCTACCCCACCTACCCCAACGCGGCCCCGGAAAACCCGACCGCACCGCCATCCGCAACGCCCTCATCCGCGCACAACCCCACCCTGAGAACCCCATGCCAGAATGA
- a CDS encoding acyltransferase family protein produces the protein MSSHATSPSPHPSPTPTTPPRLRWIDTSRAVAVILVVLFHVTIGHYYLMAWVGGLETGRWARINQILSIIRMPLLFALSGVLASGKIHRGFRRGKAILGAATNYWLYTIWLITYGIFILCMPPDFPTPHKVASLDQWLIQLWLPNTYLWYLFALSTYILLFTALRRVPPWITLTALFILHLIAVQAWSLESALWTRAFTYAIFFGLGVHGRAILTRMASSPPLTILTAITSWAIYQPIGMTRLLSLAPPGPGYATLIALLYITLGLTAVGFVGCLVRIPHLATPLTYLGHHTLGIYTLHIPLATILNLITLGLSTGLGSTIRSIPCAVFLYPILATTIVIAGCVLLEKILRRIPTLAFLFTLPKPLAKACEHLRTTLNNTTPTRKNNTITTP, from the coding sequence GTGAGCAGTCACGCCACCTCACCGTCTCCACACCCCTCCCCCACCCCCACAACACCACCACGACTCCGCTGGATCGACACCTCACGCGCCGTCGCAGTCATCCTCGTCGTCCTCTTCCACGTCACCATCGGCCACTACTACCTCATGGCCTGGGTCGGCGGACTCGAAACCGGACGATGGGCACGCATCAACCAAATCCTCTCCATCATCCGCATGCCCCTCCTATTCGCCCTCTCCGGCGTACTCGCATCCGGAAAAATCCACCGAGGATTCCGCCGCGGCAAAGCCATCCTCGGCGCCGCCACCAACTACTGGCTCTACACCATCTGGCTCATCACCTACGGCATCTTCATCCTCTGCATGCCACCAGACTTCCCCACCCCCCACAAAGTCGCCTCCCTCGACCAGTGGCTCATCCAACTCTGGCTACCCAACACCTACCTCTGGTACCTCTTCGCCCTATCCACCTACATCCTCCTCTTCACCGCACTACGACGCGTACCACCCTGGATCACCCTCACCGCACTCTTCATCCTCCACCTCATCGCCGTCCAAGCCTGGTCCCTCGAAAGCGCACTCTGGACCCGCGCCTTCACCTACGCCATCTTCTTCGGCCTAGGCGTACACGGCCGCGCCATCCTCACCCGCATGGCAAGCAGCCCACCCCTGACCATCCTCACCGCCATTACCTCCTGGGCCATCTACCAACCCATCGGCATGACCCGACTCCTCAGCCTCGCCCCACCCGGCCCCGGCTACGCCACCCTCATCGCCCTCCTCTACATCACCCTAGGCCTGACCGCCGTCGGCTTCGTCGGATGCCTCGTCCGCATCCCCCACCTAGCAACCCCCCTGACCTACCTCGGCCACCACACCCTCGGTATCTACACCCTCCACATCCCCCTAGCGACCATCCTCAACCTCATCACCCTCGGCCTAAGCACCGGACTCGGCAGCACCATCCGCAGCATCCCCTGCGCCGTTTTCCTCTACCCCATCCTCGCCACCACCATCGTCATCGCCGGATGCGTCCTCCTAGAAAAAATCCTCCGACGCATCCCCACCCTCGCCTTCCTCTTCACCCTTCCCAAACCCCTCGCCAAAGCATGCGAACACCTACGCACCACCCTCAACAACACCACCCCCACCCGCAAAAACAACACAATCACCACCCCCTAA
- a CDS encoding 1,4-dihydroxy-2-naphthoyl-CoA synthase — MDTVSQTFDPTTWETVPGFEDLTDITYHRSTAPGPVPGRPLGCVRIAFNRPEVLNAFRPHTVDELYRTLDHARMTPHVGTILLTGNGPHPTPGKSPTTNGWAFCTGGDQRIRGRSGYQYASKDATTGEESHTNIDEQRTKAEGGRLHILEVQRLIRTMPKIVIAVVNGWAAGGGHSLHVVCDLTIASRQNARFKQTDADVGSFDAGYGSAYLAKMVGQKFAREIFFLGREYTAEDMHRMGAVNIVTDHDDLEHEAIRVATEIMSKSPQAQRMLKFAFNLTDDGLMGQQVFAGEATRLAYMTDEAIEGRDQFLEKRNPDWSPFPWYF; from the coding sequence ATGGACACCGTGTCACAGACCTTCGACCCCACTACATGGGAGACAGTTCCCGGCTTCGAGGACCTGACCGACATCACCTACCACCGCAGCACCGCCCCCGGCCCCGTCCCCGGACGCCCCCTAGGCTGCGTACGCATCGCCTTCAACCGACCCGAAGTTCTCAACGCATTCCGGCCACACACCGTCGATGAGCTCTACCGCACCCTCGACCACGCCCGCATGACCCCACACGTGGGAACCATCCTCCTCACCGGCAACGGACCCCACCCCACCCCCGGCAAATCCCCCACCACCAACGGATGGGCCTTCTGCACCGGCGGAGACCAACGCATCCGCGGACGATCCGGATACCAATACGCCAGCAAAGACGCCACCACCGGCGAAGAATCCCACACCAACATCGACGAACAACGCACCAAAGCCGAAGGCGGCCGCCTCCACATCCTCGAAGTGCAACGCCTCATCCGCACCATGCCCAAAATCGTCATCGCCGTCGTCAACGGCTGGGCAGCAGGCGGCGGACACTCCCTCCACGTCGTCTGCGACCTAACCATCGCCTCCCGCCAAAACGCCCGCTTCAAACAAACCGACGCCGACGTAGGCTCCTTCGACGCCGGCTACGGCTCCGCCTACCTCGCCAAAATGGTGGGCCAAAAATTCGCCCGCGAAATCTTCTTCCTCGGCCGCGAATACACCGCCGAAGACATGCACCGCATGGGCGCCGTCAACATCGTCACCGACCACGACGACCTCGAACACGAAGCCATCCGCGTCGCCACCGAAATCATGAGCAAATCACCCCAAGCCCAACGCATGCTCAAATTCGCATTCAACCTCACCGACGACGGACTCATGGGCCAACAAGTATTCGCCGGAGAAGCCACCCGACTGGCCTACATGACCGACGAAGCCATCGAAGGCCGCGACCAATTCCTCGAAAAACGCAACCCCGACTGGAGTCCCTTCCCCTGGTACTTCTAA
- a CDS encoding NUDIX hydrolase produces the protein MPIPEHVARLRAKVGHDLLWLPGVTAVVVREGDRGVEVVLVRRSDNGEYTPVTGVVDPLESPAVTAVREAKEEACIDVEVERLIAVRVTPVVTYPNGDQSAYVDVAFRCRWVGGVLRVGDDESSEVGWWPVADLPPMEDRHREAIEIACRDDGEVVYD, from the coding sequence ATGCCGATCCCTGAACATGTTGCGAGGTTACGGGCCAAGGTGGGGCACGATCTGTTGTGGCTGCCGGGTGTGACTGCTGTTGTGGTGCGTGAGGGGGATCGGGGGGTGGAGGTGGTGTTGGTGCGTCGTTCTGATAACGGTGAGTACACCCCGGTCACTGGTGTGGTTGATCCGTTGGAGTCCCCTGCGGTGACGGCGGTGCGTGAGGCGAAGGAAGAGGCGTGTATTGATGTTGAGGTTGAGCGGTTGATCGCTGTGCGGGTGACGCCGGTTGTTACTTATCCCAATGGTGATCAGTCCGCGTATGTTGATGTTGCTTTTCGGTGTAGGTGGGTAGGTGGTGTTCTGCGGGTGGGGGACGATGAGTCTTCTGAGGTGGGGTGGTGGCCGGTGGCAGATCTTCCGCCGATGGAGGATCGTCATCGTGAGGCGATTGAGATTGCGTGTCGTGATGATGGTGAGGTCGTTTACGACTGA